GCAGCCTATGGGCACGGCACCAAACTCTCAACGGCCAGGCGGGCGGCCAGGCTACGCCCCAGGGCAAAGATGCCTCCGGTTCCCTTCACCAGGAGGGGTCCACCGCCCCCGACCGATTCCAGAACCGTCACCACCTCGCCGGGCAACAGCCGCATGGCCGCGAGTTCCCGCGCCAGGCCGACTTCCATGGCCGGAATCTGACCTAGACGGGCGGTCTCACCAGGCCGTAACGCTGAGAGCGATCGCATCGTCGCCTCCAGACACATCCTGGATTCTTAGGGTACCTGAAATATCGTCTTTAGGCAAGCCAAAAGACGCCGAGGAGGGATCGTCCTCTCTCCGGAAGAAGATGGCCTCAGCCATGACACCGGATGCAGAGTTTGAGCGCGTTGCGCAAGGATTCCTGACCGACTACTTCGAGTTCTACCCCACCACCGGAGCCGGCCTGGGGCTGCATGCCTACGACGGGAGGGCCGGCGACTACTCCAGGCCCGCGATCGATGCCTGGCTGCGCACCATGGGCAGTTGGGAGCGGAGGTTGTCCGATCTGCCGCCCGGAAGCCTAGGCAGCCAGGCTGCCCACGATGCGGCCCTGATCGCCCAAGCGATCGCCCAGGAACGGCTGCGGTTCCAGGTTCTCCGCGACCACCAGAGGAACCCCGTCCTGTGGAGCTTCCCCCTGGACGTTACCACCTACCTGAAGCGCAACTACGCGCCGCTGCCTGAACGGCTACGATTGCTCACCAACCACCTCGAGGAAATACCGCGCTTCCTGGAGGAGGCGCGGGAGCACCTGAGTGAGCCGCTGGCCTTGCCCGTCGTCGAGACCGCGCTCGAGATCTACGGCGGATACCGGGCGTTCTACGCCGACGATCTGGCGCGCGCAGCCGCGGGAAGGGCCGGCACACCGCTGCACGACCGGTTCGAGATGGCCCGTACCGCGGCGTCGGCCGCCCTCGGGAGCTTTGAGGCGTTTCTCGCCGAGGCGAAACATCGCGCCACCGGGGAGTTCGCAATAGGAGAGGCGGGCTTCGCGGCGATGCTGCGCAGCGGCGAGATGGTGGAGGCGCCTCTCGACCGCCTGGTTGCCCTGGGTGAGGCCGAGCTGGACCGACTGACCGAAGAGGTGCGGGAGGCGGCCGGCCGCGTGGCTCCCGGCGCGCACCCGCGCGAGGTCATGGCTACGATGGCCGGGGAGCATCCTGCCGAAGAGGCGCTGATCCCCGAGACCCGGGCAATGCTGGAGGATCTCCGGCGCTTCCTGATCGAGGAGGAGATCGTGACGGTGCCAGGCGACGTGCGGCCTCTGGTCGAGGAGACACCACCGTTTGCGCGCTGGGCCTTTGCCATGATGGACTCCGCTGGGCCGTTCGAGGAGGCCGCCACCGAGTCTTACTACTATGTCACTCCCCCGGAGCCGGGCTGGCCCAAGGAACAGCGTGAGGAGTGGCTGACGAAGTTCGACTATGCCACGCTCAAAGACGTCAGCATCCACGAGGCCTACCCCGGCCACTTCGTCCACTTCCTCCACATCAGGCGCGCGCCCTCGATGGCCGCCAAGGTACTGACCTCATACTCATTTGTGGAGGGATGGGCGCACTACTGCGAGGAGATGATGCTCGATGCCGGTGTGGACCGGAGTCCCAAGTTCCACCTGGCCCAGCTCGCCGAAGCCCTGGTGCGGCAGGTCAGGTATCTTGCCGCGATCAGGATGCACGCCGGAGAGATGACGGTGGACCAGGCCACCGGGCTGTTCGTGGACCGCGCCTACATGGAACCGCTTACCGCCGGCCGGGAGGCCGTGCGCGGCACCTTCGATCCCGGATACCTCAACTACACCCTAGGCAAGTTCCTTATCCGGAGGCTGCGGGATGACTACAGGGCCGAGCGCGGGGCGGCCTTCTCGCTGCGGGAGTTCCACGACCGGCTGATCGGGCTTGGCGCGCCGCCGGTTCCACTGGCGCGCCGGGCGATGCTGGCGCGGGACTCCGGGACAATCCTCTAGGAGCCCTCTCCGTTGCCAACCAGGGACGCCATGTAGTCGCGCGCGGCCCAAAGCGCACGCGAGCGATGGCTGACCGCGTTCTTGGAATCCGCCGGAAGCTCTCCCATGGTGCAGCCGTACTCCCGCACGAAGAAGATGGCGTCGTATCCGAACCCGCCGGTGCCTCGGGGGGCGTCGGCGATCAGGCCTTCACAGGCCCCCTCGAAGGTACGGACGGCGCCGTCTGGGGTGGCCACGGCCACTACCGCCCGAAACCGCGCGGTGCGGCGCTCCTCATCTACGCCGCGCATGCGCTCCAGAACCCAGGCGTTCCGGTCGTCCGCGGTGGCGTGCGGTCCAAGAAAGGTCGCAGAGTGGACCCCGGGCGCGCCGCCCAGCGCGTCCACCTCAAGACCCGAGTCGTCGGCCAGGGCAATCCGGCCGGTGAGCCGGGCCACGAGAGTCGCCTTCGATGTCGCGTTGGCCTCAAAGGTATCGCCGGTCTCAGGTAGCTCGGGCACGTCGGCGAAGTCCGCAACCGTCATCACGCGTACCGGGAGCCAGGAGAGCAGCGCGGTCAGCTCCCGGGCCTTTCCACGGTTGCGCGTGGCCAGCACGATCTCCACTGTCAGCGCGGCCGCCCCGCAAGAACGTCGCCAAGCGAGGCCTTCTGCGCCGCGATCAGCGTGCGTATCCCCTGTTCCCCCAGCGCCAGCATCGCCAGGAGCTCCCCCCGGCTGTAGGGCAGACCCTCGGCCGTCCCCTGCACCTCAACCATGTGGCCCGAGTCGGTCATTACCAGGTTGAGATCCACCCGGGCGCGCGAGTCCTCGGCATAGGCCAGGTCCAGCCGTGTCTCGTTCTCCACGATGCCCACGCTCGTGGCCGCCACGAGCTCGCGCAACGGCCACCAGCCCAGCGCGCCACTGCGCCGCAGCACGGCCAGCGCATCCACCAGCGCCACCATGGCGCCGGTAATGGCCGCGGTCCGTGTGCCGCCGTCGGCCTGGATCACGTCACAGTCCACCGTAATCGTCCGATCCCCCAGCTTCTGTAGCTCCACGGCTGAACGCAGCGATCTCCCGATCAGCCGCTGGATCTCCTGCGTCCTCCCACCCTGCCGACCTGGGTCACGCGGGGTCCTTTCGTGCGTCGAGCGGGGCAGCATCCCGTACTCGGCGGTGATCCAACCCTGACCCGCGCCGCGCAACCACGGCGGCAGGCGCTCTTCAACGGTGGCGGTGCACACGACGCGCGTCTGACCAAGCGTGATGAGCACCGATCCCTCGGCGTGGGGGATGAAGTTCCGCACTATCTCAACCGGCCGCAACTCATCTGCGGCGCGACCATCAGCTCGCGGCATGGATCGCTCCTTTGGGTTTCCCGGTCAGGTCGCCGGTACAGGGTAGATTAGCAGAAAACGGTGCACGGCACGCGCGACCGCCTCGGCGAGGCGCTGCCGGAACGCGGCGGCACGCAGCCTGGCCTCCTCGTCAACATTGGACAGGTACGCAACCTCAACCAGCACCGCGGGGACATCATTCTCGCGCAGCACCTGGAAGTTGGCCGTGCGCACACCGCGGTTGACCAGTCCCGAAACCCGTCCCAGCTCCTCCTGCATCATCTGCGCCAGCACCAGGCTCTGGGGGGTCAGATAGTATGTCTCGGATCCGTTGGCTGCCGGGCGGGTCGAGGCGTTGGCGTGAATGCTCACGAACGCGGTCGCTCCCTGGGCCCGCGCCAGTCGGGACCGGTCGGCCAGCTCAACGAATGTGTCGGTCTCGCGTGTCATTATCACGCGCACCCCGCCGCGCACCAGCAGCTCGCGGACGCGCTGCGCAATGTCGAGCACCACTTCCTTCTCGTACAGGCCGGTGGGGCCGATCGCCCCTGGATCACGGCCGCCATGCCCGGCGTCAATGGCCACGACATGCGCGCGCAACGCCGGCTCGAGGATCTCCACGACGAGCACGCTGCCGTCGGCGGCGCCGGAGGTCACGGTGTAGGCCGTCTTACGCCGGAGTTCCACGACCACACGGGTGACATTCGGATCCACCTGAAACTGCGCGGCCCGGACCTCTGTCACGACGGGGCCGGCCACGGGGATCTCCTGCTTGACCGGCACGAACACGGCGCCTGAGATGTCAATCACCAGGCGGTCCGGCTCCAGGAACTCCCGCACGGCGTACTCCAGCGGCATGGTCCCCTCTATGAATACGCGAAACCGTCCGGCCGCCTGCTCAACGCGCACCTGCAGCACCCGTGGGATGCCGTCGTCCGGCAGCGGCTCAGGCGGCAGCAGGACCAGCGGCTCCGGCTGCTCGGGCAGCGCTACGGGTGCCGAAGCAGGGGCGGGCGGGGGAGCGGCGGCCGGCGGAGGAACCGGAACCGTGGCAGGCGGGGGAGCGGCGGCCGGCGGAGGAACCGGCACCTGCACCGCCGGCGCCTGTCCGCGCGGCCGTACCTCTATCGCAAACTCGAACGAGTCCGCGGCGGCAACCGTCCGCGCCACGACCTGCTCGCGCAGGTCGAAGACGACGCGCGTGATGTACGGTTTGATCTGGAACTGCGCGGCGCGGACGCGCACCACGCCCGCCTCTCCCACCAGTAGGTCCTGGTCCGGCGGCCTGAACGCGCCGCCGTGCAGGTCCACAACCAGGCGGTCCGGTTCCTGGAGCGTACGCATCTGTGGCTGCAGCGGGCCGGTGGCGTCCAGGACCACCCTGATGGCCCCGCCGCCTCGCCTGATGGCGATCGCCATGATCTGGGAGGCGACGTGTAGGGTGCGCTCGGCCTCGTCAAACCGGACCCACGCGCCGAGAGCCGTGAAGGCGAACTGCGCCGGTACGAACGGGTGTCCTCCGACGAGCGCAGGAGCGACCGGCAATGGCCTGGCCTGACCATCCACGAGCGCCACCGCTTCACCGATCCGCATCTGAACCGTGCGGCCGGTGCGGTTGGTGATCAGTACCGTCCGTTCCGCGGGCAGCCAGACCGCCGCGGCCCCAAAGGCCTCAAATGCGCGCGTCGCCGGGATCATCACCTGACCGGCCTGCATCACAGCAGGCGCGGCCAGCGAAACCGGCGACCCGTTAACAACTACCCTTATTGCGGACTGCCCCACTGCGGGCGACGCCGCAGCCAGGACAGCCACCAGAATCAGAAGCGCGCTCACGCGCATGCAGCACCGTGTTGAGTGCGCCGACCACCCTCCCCTATGCGTTCCTGCCCTCCGGCCTCTCCCGTAAGACCTTCTTTTTCGTCGCCGGCAGGGGAACTCCTGCCCGAGTGGTGAATGCTCCTGGGCCGAGATTCTCGCAACAGGAGGCTCCCATGCTGGTTGACACGCGCCTGGTCTACAAGTCACTGACCGAAATCCCTGCCATCACCCAGGAGGCGGAGCGTCTCGGGTTCGATGGTCTGTGGACGACCGAGACCGACCACGACCCGTTCATCGGGCTGGCGCTTGCAGCCGCATCGTCGTCCCGGATCACCCTGGGTACTGCAATAGCGCTTGCCTTCACCCGGAGTCCCACCACCCTTGCGTACTCTTCCTGGGACCTGGCTCAGCTCTCCGGCGGCCGGTTCGTGCTCGGCCTCGGCACTCAGGTCAAGGCGCACATCACGCGCCGGTTCGGGATGCCCTGGGATCCGCCGGCGTCCAAACTGCGAGAGGTGATCGGCGCGATTCGCGAGGTGTGGGCGGCCTGGAGCGAGCGGCGGCCGTTGAACTTTCGCGGCAGGTACTTCGCCCTCTCGCTCATGACGCCGTTCTTCACGCCGCCGGGGCCGGCGCCATCCGGGCTGCGGATCGAGATCGCTGGCGTGGGTCCTCGGATGTGCCGCCTGGCAGGCGAGGTGGCCGACGGCTTCCATGTCCACCCATTCCACACGCGACGCTATCTCCGCGAGGTAGTCGTGCCCGCGATCGAAGCGGGCCTGGCGCGCCGCGGCCACTCGCGCCGGGAGTTCAGCATCG
The nucleotide sequence above comes from bacterium. Encoded proteins:
- a CDS encoding N-acetylmuramoyl-L-alanine amidase family protein is translated as MSALLILVAVLAAASPAVGQSAIRVVVNGSPVSLAAPAVMQAGQVMIPATRAFEAFGAAAVWLPAERTVLITNRTGRTVQMRIGEAVALVDGQARPLPVAPALVGGHPFVPAQFAFTALGAWVRFDEAERTLHVASQIMAIAIRRGGGAIRVVLDATGPLQPQMRTLQEPDRLVVDLHGGAFRPPDQDLLVGEAGVVRVRAAQFQIKPYITRVVFDLREQVVARTVAAADSFEFAIEVRPRGQAPAVQVPVPPPAAAPPPATVPVPPPAAAPPPAPASAPVALPEQPEPLVLLPPEPLPDDGIPRVLQVRVEQAAGRFRVFIEGTMPLEYAVREFLEPDRLVIDISGAVFVPVKQEIPVAGPVVTEVRAAQFQVDPNVTRVVVELRRKTAYTVTSGAADGSVLVVEILEPALRAHVVAIDAGHGGRDPGAIGPTGLYEKEVVLDIAQRVRELLVRGGVRVIMTRETDTFVELADRSRLARAQGATAFVSIHANASTRPAANGSETYYLTPQSLVLAQMMQEELGRVSGLVNRGVRTANFQVLRENDVPAVLVEVAYLSNVDEEARLRAAAFRQRLAEAVARAVHRFLLIYPVPAT
- a CDS encoding TIGR03617 family F420-dependent LLM class oxidoreductase, with the protein product MLVDTRLVYKSLTEIPAITQEAERLGFDGLWTTETDHDPFIGLALAAASSSRITLGTAIALAFTRSPTTLAYSSWDLAQLSGGRFVLGLGTQVKAHITRRFGMPWDPPASKLREVIGAIREVWAAWSERRPLNFRGRYFALSLMTPFFTPPGPAPSGLRIEIAGVGPRMCRLAGEVADGFHVHPFHTRRYLREVVVPAIEAGLARRGHSRREFSIAGGVLVAAGTAAEVSTGLGEIRQQLSFYASTPTYRPVLDLHGWGEVGEQLSRLAAQGRWQEMPGRIPDDMLEACALWGPPDEVAARLRQEYGGLADRIATYEPLVPGRRTDAWRALLNGLRQNG
- a CDS encoding FeoA family protein, which codes for MRSLSALRPGETARLGQIPAMEVGLARELAAMRLLPGEVVTVLESVGGGGPLLVKGTGGIFALGRSLAARLAVESLVPCP
- the rph gene encoding ribonuclease PH, which translates into the protein MPRADGRAADELRPVEIVRNFIPHAEGSVLITLGQTRVVCTATVEERLPPWLRGAGQGWITAEYGMLPRSTHERTPRDPGRQGGRTQEIQRLIGRSLRSAVELQKLGDRTITVDCDVIQADGGTRTAAITGAMVALVDALAVLRRSGALGWWPLRELVAATSVGIVENETRLDLAYAEDSRARVDLNLVMTDSGHMVEVQGTAEGLPYSRGELLAMLALGEQGIRTLIAAQKASLGDVLAGRPR
- a CDS encoding DUF885 domain-containing protein, producing the protein MTPDAEFERVAQGFLTDYFEFYPTTGAGLGLHAYDGRAGDYSRPAIDAWLRTMGSWERRLSDLPPGSLGSQAAHDAALIAQAIAQERLRFQVLRDHQRNPVLWSFPLDVTTYLKRNYAPLPERLRLLTNHLEEIPRFLEEAREHLSEPLALPVVETALEIYGGYRAFYADDLARAAAGRAGTPLHDRFEMARTAASAALGSFEAFLAEAKHRATGEFAIGEAGFAAMLRSGEMVEAPLDRLVALGEAELDRLTEEVREAAGRVAPGAHPREVMATMAGEHPAEEALIPETRAMLEDLRRFLIEEEIVTVPGDVRPLVEETPPFARWAFAMMDSAGPFEEAATESYYYVTPPEPGWPKEQREEWLTKFDYATLKDVSIHEAYPGHFVHFLHIRRAPSMAAKVLTSYSFVEGWAHYCEEMMLDAGVDRSPKFHLAQLAEALVRQVRYLAAIRMHAGEMTVDQATGLFVDRAYMEPLTAGREAVRGTFDPGYLNYTLGKFLIRRLRDDYRAERGAAFSLREFHDRLIGLGAPPVPLARRAMLARDSGTIL
- the rdgB gene encoding RdgB/HAM1 family non-canonical purine NTP pyrophosphatase, producing MEIVLATRNRGKARELTALLSWLPVRVMTVADFADVPELPETGDTFEANATSKATLVARLTGRIALADDSGLEVDALGGAPGVHSATFLGPHATADDRNAWVLERMRGVDEERRTARFRAVVAVATPDGAVRTFEGACEGLIADAPRGTGGFGYDAIFFVREYGCTMGELPADSKNAVSHRSRALWAARDYMASLVGNGEGS